GCCTATGGAGTTTTAAACCTGTAGATTTACGCTAGTGTTTTCTTATGGATACACTGCCCCGTGATTTCCCTTGCGATTTCCTCTGCGATTTCCCTGCGATTTCCCTTGCGATTCCCTGAGATCGGTCTATTGACGAGTTCCGGGAGTAGGGAGTGGCGATCAACAAGCGATCAACAAGCGATCAGCAGTGTTAGCGCCAGTGATTAGCGCCAGTGATTAGTACCAGTGATTAGCGCTGGTGGTTAATCTTCAAGGAATCTTTTCTCATCAAAGACTCAGTGTACACTTAGGCAAAACTCACCACGGTTCAATCGAGTCTTCAGCGTAACGCCCCATGATAGTGAGCATCCCCTCAAAACCGACTCAGGAGAGACGTTATGAAATGGTGTTCACTGCTGATCACGCTGGCCTTAGGTTCATCCACTTATTGGGCGACCCCCGCTCCAACCCTGGCATCTCCAGCCCAAGGGATGGCAGGACAGTCCATGGAGATGAACGCCAAACAGTCATTTTTTCACCACCCACCGCAACTGATTCGGACTGCGGCTTCACAAATCTCCACTTACACACCCTCTACCTACGAGTTTACGATCGCGCTGCCCGAAAATGCTGGACAACCGCTCAAAGCGGTGAAAATCACCCAAGAGCCTAACTTCGAAATCATCAAATTTGCCACCAACCGGAGTCAAGCCTTTGCTGGCAACCGCTACGCTGCTGGCCCCCAAATTGCCCTCGCGAGCATTGGGGGAATGGAAAATTCTGCCGATGGTGTGACGATCGTCTTTGATCAGCCGGTGCAACCCGGTCAAACGGTGACGATCGCGTTAGAAGCAAAATCCAATCCCAGTTGGAGCGGTATTTACTTGTTTGGTGTGACGGCTTACCCCGATGGTCAACCGAGCCTGGGGCAGTTCCTTGGCTATGGCCGTTTACATTTCTACGGGAATAGCTAATGGGGAATTCCAAGGGTTTCCCAGTTTGCTGATCACCGTGAATTGAGTCATTGTCCATCATTCAACGCTAATTGATAACGGCTAATTGGTGCCAGCGGCTATTCCAATGCTGGTCGGAGAGTGGTCTACCAGGTCAACACTCACTGCGCTGCATTTTTTTGAGAGTTCCGCCCTGAATACTAAAAGATGGGTCAATGACATTCATTGCTCTAGCCCCGTGGATGCAATCTAAGTTTCCCTAGCTGTCTATTATCAAATTTGTGCCGTTCACTTCATTTCTCATCATTCGGTCTTTCCGTTAGTGATTTTATCTCTAGGAGATTAGCATTATGCTTCGTATTTTAAGTTCTGGTGTTTTGACTTCTGGCATTCTGACTTCTGGTCTAATGGTAGTTACATTATCTGCTTTTGCGATCGCACCGGCTCAAGCCCAAACGCGCATTGATTACCAGCTTAGTATGCTCAATGTGCCGAGTTATTCCATGGGAAATAGTCAGCTTAATCCTGCGGATATTGCTTCTTTGGCCTATCAAGGCTTACTGAAGGATCAAGGGATTCCTAGCTATGCAGCACTGTCTAATGCCTACGCAGGAGGGTCGTTAACGGCAAAGGATGTGATCAATGCTGCGATCGCTGCGCAACGGATTTCGAGTGCTGCCCTGGAGGATTCAGCGTTTGTGAATGCGGTGGACTCTCAGTTGAGAACCCTTTTGCCGGATTAAGTTTGCCGGATTAAGCGGGTGTTGTAGAAATGGCGCGGTGATAGCGATTGTACCTGCTACCGCCGCGATCGCCTGAGGGACTCAAGGGACTCAGCCTAAAACTTAACGCTGCCTGCTGGACAGTTAAATGTCTCCACTGAGGAGATGGGAAATCCTGCAATGTAGGGTGGTTGGTTACTAGGCTGGGTCGTTTCACAAAATACCGTATCGGTCTGTCCCTGGGCATTGACAAAGGTCGTTCCGGCGTAACTTTTCAAGCCTGGGGCGTTGCCTTGCGCCACAAAGGTCACCTTACGCCCCTCCACGGAAATCGACGCGACACCGACGTTATAACTATTCGATCGAAATCGCGATCGAATTCCATATCTTTGAGCTTTAGGATTTTCAAGATATCGTCCAGAAGTTGAAATTTCTGATTCTACTAAGTTCCCAATCTGAATCATTAAATCTCGTCCTGTGTAATCTCGTTGCGATTGCGAATCGACTCCTGGTAACACAATTCTTATATTCGTCGGTAAGGTTTTCACATTGGGAACTTTTTGTAAAACTAGTGCATCCATCTGCCCAGAATTCTGTTCAGGTGTGCCTAGGGTGCCAATCAATTGCTGCCCGTCTGGCGTGAGGGTAAATAGAATATTGAGGTTGCGGCTGGCGGTAACAGAACTGGTAAACTGCATCTTCAGTTCCATGGGAATTTTGGAGGTGTCGAGCGTGTAGGGCACGACATACCCCAGGGGACGCCCTATACTTCCTGGCTGCGATCGAATCCAAATGGCTTTCTGATCCGGCTGGAAAAAGACTTCTCCCGTTTCCCGTGCGATCGACGATTCTACGCGCCAGAGGCCGATCAGCTTTTTATCCACCTGCATCAACATTTGGCAGCCTTTCATGGCCAATCCTGCAACGCCAAACAAACTAAGAATCTTGGATAGTACCTTCGGATTACGTAGCAGCAGGGGAATGCTAGCCAAAATAGCTAACCCGGCTTGAGTTACATATTCCTGAAAGCTTTTCTGTGGACTCGATCGCGGATTAGGACGTTGATTCATTGGACTGCTCAGGTAGTCCTGAAGTAGGGATTCTGATACGGTTGTAATCTAAGTGTGCCCAAAAGCGATCGTATCAACACAATATAGCTCAATGCAGCTCAGTGCATCTCAATATAGCTCAAGGCAGCTCAATATAGCTCAAGGCAGCTCAATATAGCTCATCAACAGGTCGGCCCTATTCCTGGATGCCAGTCTTTGAGAGATGATTTAATTCCTACATTCAGATTCAGCCTTAGAGAGGCGCTTAACCATCAATTAGCCCCTAGGATGAGATCACGTAAAGTGACTAGAAGATGTTCTACCGTGTAGGGTTTAGCTAAAAATACAGAAGCTCCACATGAGATCGCTTTCTGTTCGTTAGTTGTTAATCCACTCACTGCAATTAAAATGGCATTTGGATTGATTTTTCTGAGATTCTGCAAAGTTTGAAAACCATCTATCTTTGGCATCATCATATCGATGATGGTAGCTGTAATCTCCTTTTGACGTTGCTGATAAAGGTCGATCGCGGCAACACTATCTGTTGCAGTTAATGTTCTGTAATTGTGAGATTCTAGTATGATCTTTGTGGCGTATTGAACGGCAGCTTCATCATCGATAATGAGTACTAACTCACCTTTCCCAAGGGGCAGAGTTTCTGAATCAGTCGTTTGATGGAGGATCTCTGCCG
Above is a window of Alkalinema sp. FACHB-956 DNA encoding:
- a CDS encoding type IV pilin-like G/H family protein, whose amino-acid sequence is MNQRPNPRSSPQKSFQEYVTQAGLAILASIPLLLRNPKVLSKILSLFGVAGLAMKGCQMLMQVDKKLIGLWRVESSIARETGEVFFQPDQKAIWIRSQPGSIGRPLGYVVPYTLDTSKIPMELKMQFTSSVTASRNLNILFTLTPDGQQLIGTLGTPEQNSGQMDALVLQKVPNVKTLPTNIRIVLPGVDSQSQRDYTGRDLMIQIGNLVESEISTSGRYLENPKAQRYGIRSRFRSNSYNVGVASISVEGRKVTFVAQGNAPGLKSYAGTTFVNAQGQTDTVFCETTQPSNQPPYIAGFPISSVETFNCPAGSVKF
- a CDS encoding DUF2808 domain-containing protein; translated protein: MKWCSLLITLALGSSTYWATPAPTLASPAQGMAGQSMEMNAKQSFFHHPPQLIRTAASQISTYTPSTYEFTIALPENAGQPLKAVKITQEPNFEIIKFATNRSQAFAGNRYAAGPQIALASIGGMENSADGVTIVFDQPVQPGQTVTIALEAKSNPSWSGIYLFGVTAYPDGQPSLGQFLGYGRLHFYGNS